TACCTTCACCGCCGGCAGCCTGTCGTCAGGCGCGGTGTATACGCTGACGCCGATCTGGTCCCTGGCCGCGACCCTGGGCTATACCGAACGGGCGCCGACATTCTATGAGCTGTACGCCAACGGTGCGCACGTCGCCACCGGTACCTTTGAATTGGGCGACGCCAACCTGAAAAAAGAAAAAGCCGTGTCCAGCGACCTGGCGCTGCGTTTCGACAATGGCACTCACAAGGGCAGCTTCGGCGTGTTCTACAGCCACTTTTCCAATTACATCGGTTTGTTGGGCACCGGTCGTACGCTGAACGACGAAGGTGAAGAAGATCCGACGGGCATCCCCGAGTACGAATACTCCGGTGTGCGTGCGCGATTCGCCGGCTTCGAAGCCCAGGATCACTGGAAACTCGGCGAAAGCGCCTACGGCAAGTTTGCGCTGGAATTGTCAGGCGATTACACCCGCGCCACCAATCTGGACACCGGCGAAGCCTTGCCGCGCATTGCGCCATTGCGCCTGAACAGCGGCCTGCTGTGGGAACTGGACCGCTGGCAGGCGCGCATCGACGTGGAACACGCCGCCGGCCAGGGCCGCGTACCGGATAACGAAAGCGGCACCGACGGCTACACCACCCTGGGCGCCAGCGCCGGTTACCGCTTCAATGTCGGCACCAGCCAGTGGCTGGCATTCGTGAACGGCGAAAACCTCACCAATCAGACCGTGCGCTATGCCAGCTCGATCCTGCGCGACATCGCCCCGGCACCGGGCCGTAGCGTGCAGGTGGGCGTTCGCACGACCTTTTAAAAATCCGAGGCTCTTGTGGTGAAGGGGCCGGCCTCGCGCGAGGCAAGCTCGCTCACCACAAAAAAATCGCTTCTTTTCAGCAAAGAAAATGTAGACACCCGTGCTGTGCGCTGTGGGAGGGGGCTTGCCCCCGATGGCCATCGAGTCTCACAGGCTGACCCACAACGGTGTGGTGAGCGGGCTTGCCACGCGCGGGGGAAGTTCGTTCGCCATTCAACTCAAGGCTGAAACCACCGTGTATGCAGCGACGTTCTGTCACTGTTACCAAATCGGAAATGATGCATCTTGCGATTTGCGCTTTCTCTCGGCGCGTCATCTCTTTATCCTTGCCGCAACAAACTGAAACGTTTCACGCCTGCGGTCGATCCCATCTTGCCGAATATCTCCCATACCCAAGACAGCGCTGTCTTATCTCGACCTGCGCCTGGGGTTCAATCGCCCGCCGGTGGATAACCCGCGCCATCCCCCACAAAAACCGAAATAACGCTGAACCAAGCCCGCGCCGAATCGTCATCTACAGTGAGTGAAGCACGGGGTTACACAACTATTCCAACGTCACGGAGAAACACACTATGAGCACTGATGGTGCTTCGAGCCCAAGCCGCCTGCTGCCTAGGCTGCTCGGCGTCTTGCTGCTGATCATGGGCCTGGCCCTGCTGGCCGGCGGTATCAAGCTGACTACGCTCGGCGGGTCGCTGTACTACCTGTTGGCCGGTATCGGTATTACCCTCACCGGCGTTCTGCTGCTGGCCACCCGCCGCGCGGCGCTGGGCCTGTACGCACTGGTGCTGTTTGCCAGCACCGTGTGGGCATTGTGGGAAGTCGGCCTGGATTGGTGGCAACTGGTACCGCGCCTGGCGCTGCTGTTCGCCCTGGGCATCGTCATGCTGCTGCCGTGGGTTCGCCGTCCGTTGCTGCGCGGCCAGCCTGCGCCACTGGGCACCGGCGCGCTGAGCGTGGCCGTGGTGCTGGCCGGTGCGACCGCCCTGGCCAGCCAATTCACCAACCCCGGTGAAATGGTCAAGACCGGCGAACTGGACCGTGACGCCGTGCCGGGCATGGCCAGCGCTGCGCCGGCCCAGGCCGATGGTGACTGGAATTCCTACGGCCGTTCGGCCTTTGGTGATCGCTACTCGCCGCTGGCGCAGATCACTCCGGAGAACGCGCACAAACTGGTGCCGGCGTGGACCTACCGCACCGGCGACATCCCAGGCCCTAACGATCCAGGCGAGACCACCGCGGAAAACACCCCGCTGAAAGTCAACGGCATGCTCTACGTGTGCACACCGCACAGCCAAGTGATCGCGCTAGATCCGGACACCGGCAAGGAAATCTGGCGCTTCGATCCGAAGATCAGCAGCCAGGGTGCCGAGAACTTCAAAGGCTGGGCGCACATGACCTGCCGTGGCGTGTCGTATCACGATGACGCCGCCTATGCCTCCGAACAGAGCCCGACCGGCAGCGCCAGCCCGGCCGCCGCGCCGAATGCCTGCCCGAAACGCATCTTCGTACCGACCGCCGATACCCGCCTGATCGCCCTGAACGCCGACACCGGCAAAATGTGCGAAGACTTCGGCGACAAAGGCCAGGTCGACCTGCGTGCCAATATCGGTAGCTTCGCCCCAGGCGGTTACTACTCCACTTCGCCACCGGCCGTGACCAAAAACCTGGTGGTCATCGGTGGTCATGTGACCGACAACGTTTCCGTCGACGAGCCAAGCGGTGTGATCCGCGCGTTCGACGTGCACACCGGCAAGCTGGTGTGGAACTGGGACAGCGGCAACCCGGACGACACCACCCCGTTGGCCGAGGGCAAGACCTACACCCGTAACTCGCCGAACATGTGGTCCATGTTCGCCGTGGACGAAAAACTCGGCATGCTCTACCTGCCGATGGGCAACCAGATGCCCGACCAGTATGGCGGCGACCGTACCGATGATTCCGAGAAGTACGCTGCGGGCCTGACCGCGCTGGACATCGACACCGGTCACGTGAAGTGGACCTTCCAGTTCACCCACCATGACCTGTGGGACATGGACGTCGGCGGCCAGCCTTCGCTGATCGACATCAAGACCGAAGCCGGCGTGAAGCAGGCGGTGATGGCGTCGACCAAGCAGGGCAGCATCTATGTGCTGGACCGTGCAACCGGCCAGCCGGTGGTGCCGATCCACGAAGTGGCTGTGCCGCAAGGCGCAGTGGCGGGCGACCGTACCTCCCCGACCCAGCCGAAGTCCGAGCTGAACTTTATGCCACCGCCGCTCAAAGAGCGTGACATGTGGGGCGTGACGCCATTCGACCAGATGCTGTGCCGTATCGATTTCAAATCCATGCGCTATGACGGTCCGTTCACCCCGCCGTCGCTGCAGGGTTCGATCGTGTACCCAGGTAACTTCGGCGTGTTCGACTGGGGTGGCATTTCCGTCGACCCGGTACGTCAGATCGCGTTCGTAAACCCGAGCTACATGGCGTTCAAATCCAAACTGATCCCGGCCGCCGAGATCGCCAAGCAAGGCCCGCGCGTCAGCGAAACCGAAGGCGTGCAACCGAACAAAGGCGCGCCGTACGGTGTGATCCTCGAAGCTTTGCTGTCGCCGATGGGCTTGCCTTGCCAGGCGCCGGCGTGGGGTTATGTGGCGGCGGTCGACCTGACCACCCACAAAACCATCTGGATGCACAAAAACGGCACCGTGCGTGACAGCTCGCCGGTTCCAGTGCCGCTGACCATGGGCGTACCGAGCCTGGGCGGCACCTTCACCACCGCCGGTGGTGTGGCGTTCCTCAGCGGCACCCTGGACCAGTACCTGCGTGCCTATGACGTGAAAAACGGCAAGCAACTGTGGGAAGGCCGCCTGCCAGCCGGCGCCCAGACCACCCCGATGACCTACACCGGCAAGGACGGCAAGCAATACGTGCTGGTCATGGCCGGCGGTCACGGCTCCCTGGGCACCAAGCAGGGTGATTATGTGATGGCGTTCAAACTGCCGGAATAAGCGTTACCGGCGGTAAGACAAAGGCGGCTTCCCTTACGGGTAGCCGCCTTTTTCATGGGTTCAATACGGCTGCTGTCAGCCAATAAAAAGTTCTCACTGCCCCGCCGCCATAGGGGCACAGCTATCTACAAGCCTTCGAAAACATGCGGTTCTTGTGGTGAGCAGACCTGATGTGGTGAGCAGGCTTGCCCCGCGCTGGGCTGCGAAGCAGCCCCAAACCAAGACACCACGGTGTGCCAGACAAGACCACATCGCCTGGAAAGGGGCTGCTTCGCAGCCCGGCGCAGGGCAAGCCTGCTCACCACAACAAACCTGCTCACCACAAGGTTGTGGGTCAGCCTGTGAGGTTTATATAGATGCCGCCGGCCATCCGGGGGCAAGCCCCCTCCCACATTGGAATGGGGTTGGAGCGGGGATCAGTGCTCGATCACTTCGCCGCGCATGGGCGCCAGGCGAGCGAGCAGGCGGTTTTGTGTGGGCACTGGGATCCCTTCGCTGTCCATCGCTTTGATCAGATCCTCCACCAATGCGTTGAAGTCACTGCGGCTGACGTTCTGGCCTTTGTGGCTCTCGGCCATGCTGTCGCCGGTGTAGGTGCATGGGCCGCCGGCTTCGACGCAGAACTGTTCGATCAGTTTGTTGCGCAGGCGCTGGATGTCGATACGCCGGAAGCGCTCGACGATGCGGTCGTCGCGGGCGATGTTGAGCAGCATGCCTTCGACGATGCGAGTGATGCCGGGCATGGCACCGAGGTCGCGGTAGAGGCTGTCGTCCTTGGGCGGTTGCTGGGCGCAGGCGCTGAGCAGCGCCAGCAGCAGCACGGGTAATACACGCATCAGAAACTCCCCTGGACGGACAGGTAGGTGCCGTTCTGGTTATCCAACGTGGCGATCTCGCCAAGGCGGGCATAGGCCAGGACAAACGACACCTGCTTGCTGGGGAAGTAAGCCAGAAACACATCCGCCCAGTCGCTTTCACCGGCGAACGACAGGTTGTCGGGTTTCTCGCGGTACTCCACGCCCAATGCCCAGCGTGGGTTGAACAACAGCGCCACCGAGCCCTCCTTGAGCAGGCTGCGACGGTCGCGGCGGTCGCCACCGAAGCCGAGCAGGCCGGTTTCATTGGCGCGGCTGTAGCGCAGGCCGCCGTTGACCAGCACGTTGTAGCCAAAGGCTGCGCCCATGAACAGACGGCTGGCGGCCAGGTAGCCTTCCACGTCGCTGTCACGCTTGGCGCCGACCAGGCGCGGAATATCGAACGTATTCTGATGCTTGTATTGCAGGCCCAGTGAAACCTGGGGCAAGCGGTCGTAGATCACATCGCCGAACAGCCGCACTTTTATCCCCAGCACATCCTGGCCGAGGTGGTCGTCGGGCAGGTTCAGCTTATGCACCAAGGTGCCCAGGTCAAAACGTTGCCGAGCGAAGGAGACTTCCACGCGGTTGTCGTAGGCCAGCGCCAACCCGGCGACATCGAGCCGATAATCAGGCAGATTGACCGTGGTGGCGAACGCCGTCGCGCCCCACTCGTGTTGTTCGCCATAACCGCTGAGCACCGCCCACGGCGTGATGCCGCCGCCCGCAGCGCCCTCCAGGCTGCTGGCGCCGCCGGTGGCGATCAGGCGACCGTTATCGGCCAGGGCGGCGGGCAGGCTCAGGCTGGCCATGCAACCGATCAGTAGAGAAAGACGCACGTCATAGCCCTCAATGCACCTGCGAAGTTTGCGCACTGAGAGGCAAGGCCACCCAGGCTTCGAAAGCGTCGGCGCTCAAGGGCCGACTGATCAGGTAGCCCTGCGCCGTATCGCACTGCCAGCGCTCCAGCAGGCGCAGGCTGTGGGCGTATTCGACGCCTTCGGCGACCACCTTGAGGCCCAGGTTGTGGCTCATCTCGATGGTCGAGCGCACGATCACCGCGTCTTCACTGGTTTCATCCAGGTTGCGCACGAACGACTGGTCGATCTTCAGTTCCTGCACCGGCAGGCGCTTGAGGTGGGCCAGTGACGAATAGCCGGTGCCAAAGTCATCCACCGACAGGCTGATGCCACAATCACGCAGCAGGTGCAGCACCTTCAGGGCCTTTTCCGGCTCGCGCATCACCGCACTCTCGGTGATTTCGAACACCAGTTGTTCGGCCGGCAGGCCATAGCGCCGCAGCAGCGTCGAGACGCGGTGGGCCAGCTCATCGCCGAGCAAGTCCTCGGCCGAGATGTTCAGCGACAGTTGCAGGTACAAGCCGCGTCGGTTCCATTCGCACAACTGGCGGATACCCTCCTCGATAACCCACTGGGTCAGCAACTGAACGCTGCCCGAGCGCTCGGCCAAGGGAATGAATTCCGCCGGCGAGACCATACCGAACTGCGGATGCTGCCAGCGCAACAGGGCTTCAGCCTGGCGCACGTGGCCCTGGCGAATATCCAGTTTGGGCTGGTAATGCAGCAGCAGTTGCCCCTGGCCGGGCGCATGGCGCAGGTCGCGGATCAGGGTGATCTGACGACGATGGGCGAGGTCGCGCCCCGGTTCGTACACCTGCAGGCGACCGGGCATCTGCGCGGCATCCTTCATGGCGATCGCCGCGCGCTCAAGCAGGCTGTGGGCGGTGTCGCCATCGGCCGGATACGCCGCAATGCCCAGGCGGCAGTCGAGTGCCAGGTCGTGGTCGCCGATACGTTGCGGACGCAACAGCAGTTGCTGGAGCTTGTCGGCCAGGCCTACCGCTTCGTCGCGGCCCGCGCCATCGAGCAGCAGTAAAAACTCGTCGGCCATCAGGTGCGCCAGCGTATCGCGCGGACGCAACGCGGCCTGCAGGCGCCGGCTGACGTTGAGCAGCAGCGCGTCGACGGCCTCCGGCCCGGCGGTTTCGCTGGCGGCGCGCAGGTTGTCGATGCCCAGGCAAATCAACGCCATTGGCCGCTGCATGGCAATCGCACTGCCCAGGCGCTCCACGGCCAGCGCGCGGTTGGGCAACCCGGTGAGCCGGTCATGCAGCGCATTGTGGGCCAGTTGCCGCTCGCGCTCGGCGATGCCGCTTTGCATCGCATTGAGCGCCAGGGCCAGGCGACCCAGTTCATCGCTGCGGGTCAGGGTCACCGGGGTCTGGTAGTTGCCCTGCCCGATGCGCTCGGCCGCCTGGGCCAGTGTCTGCACCGGCCGCGATACACCACGCGCCAGCAGCAAGGCGCCGATCAACGACGCCGCCAGCGCGACCAGGGCGATGGCGAGGATCTTTTCGTCCAGCGGCACAAAGGCTTGCATCGCCGAATCCAGTGGGCTTTGCAGCAACGCCAGCACCTGACTGTCGGCATTGGTGGCCAATACCAGCGATTGGCTGAGAAAACGGTGTTCGAGGTGCTCGGTGGTGGACACACCCTCATGCCTGGATGGCCCGAGCATCAGGCTGACGATACTGTCGCGCAGCACCTGGGGTTGGGTGCTGACCAGCGTTCCGGGCTGCTGGCGGTCGATGGCCAGGAACGACACCTCCAGGTTGCTCAACGAGCGCAATTCATCGGCGAATGCCGTGTCCATGCTGAAGCCCATCACCACCCGTGCGATCGGCAACGGCGCCAGCACCGGCGCTTCCACCAGCAGGTGCGGGGTGCCCTGCAATGGCACGATCAACAGCGCGGCCTGGCGCTGGCGGCGCATTTCGCGCAACGCCTGGTCATAGCGAAAACTGGAACCCTCGGCGACTTCGTCGACGGTGCTGGCCAGGACTGTGCCGTCCATGCCCAGCAGGATCATGTCGCTGGCATTGATGCGTTTGCCGTGGTTGAGCAGCACCGAGCGCATCGTCGCCGAATCGCCACTGGCCACGGCATCGCGAAAGCCGAAGTCGGCGGCCAGCAATTGCACACCGTCGGCCAGGCGCCGGCCGCGTACATCCAGCAAACGCTCGAACACCCGCGTCCCCACCTCCAACTGTGCCGATGCCTGGCCCTGGACAGCCTGGCGGGTGGCGACCTTGACGCTGAAATACAACGCACCGATCACCACCAGCAGCAGCAGGATCAGGACCGTGGCGACCCGCGCCTGGTAACTACTGCGCAGTTTCACGGGCAGCTCGATTGAAAGCGTCGCCGAAGGCCGTCGGGGCCGGGGGCAGGTCCGCCGACGCGGGCTCAAGTGTGAGCAGCATACGGTGGCTCAGGCCTGCGGCGGGAATATGCAGGGTGCCACCGTCCATCGGCTGCAGATCGGCCAGTTGCGGGTGCCACACCGTGGCGCGGTAATCGCCCGGAGTCAGTTGCTCCAGGCGCACGCGGCCCTGGGCATCACTGACGCCGAAGTGCGGATCGTCGGTCACGTAGATGTAGCCGAGCATCCAGTCATGGATATTGCAGCCCAGCACTACCACACCCGGCTTGTCGAACAGCAGCGGCGCCGTCGGCGTGCCTTCGTACAGGCGCAGCTCGAAGCGCTT
The sequence above is drawn from the Pseudomonas quebecensis genome and encodes:
- a CDS encoding glucose/quinate/shikimate family membrane-bound PQQ-dependent dehydrogenase, with amino-acid sequence MSTDGASSPSRLLPRLLGVLLLIMGLALLAGGIKLTTLGGSLYYLLAGIGITLTGVLLLATRRAALGLYALVLFASTVWALWEVGLDWWQLVPRLALLFALGIVMLLPWVRRPLLRGQPAPLGTGALSVAVVLAGATALASQFTNPGEMVKTGELDRDAVPGMASAAPAQADGDWNSYGRSAFGDRYSPLAQITPENAHKLVPAWTYRTGDIPGPNDPGETTAENTPLKVNGMLYVCTPHSQVIALDPDTGKEIWRFDPKISSQGAENFKGWAHMTCRGVSYHDDAAYASEQSPTGSASPAAAPNACPKRIFVPTADTRLIALNADTGKMCEDFGDKGQVDLRANIGSFAPGGYYSTSPPAVTKNLVVIGGHVTDNVSVDEPSGVIRAFDVHTGKLVWNWDSGNPDDTTPLAEGKTYTRNSPNMWSMFAVDEKLGMLYLPMGNQMPDQYGGDRTDDSEKYAAGLTALDIDTGHVKWTFQFTHHDLWDMDVGGQPSLIDIKTEAGVKQAVMASTKQGSIYVLDRATGQPVVPIHEVAVPQGAVAGDRTSPTQPKSELNFMPPPLKERDMWGVTPFDQMLCRIDFKSMRYDGPFTPPSLQGSIVYPGNFGVFDWGGISVDPVRQIAFVNPSYMAFKSKLIPAAEIAKQGPRVSETEGVQPNKGAPYGVILEALLSPMGLPCQAPAWGYVAAVDLTTHKTIWMHKNGTVRDSSPVPVPLTMGVPSLGGTFTTAGGVAFLSGTLDQYLRAYDVKNGKQLWEGRLPAGAQTTPMTYTGKDGKQYVLVMAGGHGSLGTKQGDYVMAFKLPE
- a CDS encoding putative bifunctional diguanylate cyclase/phosphodiesterase — its product is MKLRSSYQARVATVLILLLLVVIGALYFSVKVATRQAVQGQASAQLEVGTRVFERLLDVRGRRLADGVQLLAADFGFRDAVASGDSATMRSVLLNHGKRINASDMILLGMDGTVLASTVDEVAEGSSFRYDQALREMRRQRQAALLIVPLQGTPHLLVEAPVLAPLPIARVVMGFSMDTAFADELRSLSNLEVSFLAIDRQQPGTLVSTQPQVLRDSIVSLMLGPSRHEGVSTTEHLEHRFLSQSLVLATNADSQVLALLQSPLDSAMQAFVPLDEKILAIALVALAASLIGALLLARGVSRPVQTLAQAAERIGQGNYQTPVTLTRSDELGRLALALNAMQSGIAERERQLAHNALHDRLTGLPNRALAVERLGSAIAMQRPMALICLGIDNLRAASETAGPEAVDALLLNVSRRLQAALRPRDTLAHLMADEFLLLLDGAGRDEAVGLADKLQQLLLRPQRIGDHDLALDCRLGIAAYPADGDTAHSLLERAAIAMKDAAQMPGRLQVYEPGRDLAHRRQITLIRDLRHAPGQGQLLLHYQPKLDIRQGHVRQAEALLRWQHPQFGMVSPAEFIPLAERSGSVQLLTQWVIEEGIRQLCEWNRRGLYLQLSLNISAEDLLGDELAHRVSTLLRRYGLPAEQLVFEITESAVMREPEKALKVLHLLRDCGISLSVDDFGTGYSSLAHLKRLPVQELKIDQSFVRNLDETSEDAVIVRSTIEMSHNLGLKVVAEGVEYAHSLRLLERWQCDTAQGYLISRPLSADAFEAWVALPLSAQTSQVH
- a CDS encoding group I truncated hemoglobin, translated to MRVLPVLLLALLSACAQQPPKDDSLYRDLGAMPGITRIVEGMLLNIARDDRIVERFRRIDIQRLRNKLIEQFCVEAGGPCTYTGDSMAESHKGQNVSRSDFNALVEDLIKAMDSEGIPVPTQNRLLARLAPMRGEVIEH
- a CDS encoding DUF3034 family protein gives rise to the protein MASLSLPAALADNGRLIATGGASSLEGAAGGGITPWAVLSGYGEQHEWGATAFATTVNLPDYRLDVAGLALAYDNRVEVSFARQRFDLGTLVHKLNLPDDHLGQDVLGIKVRLFGDVIYDRLPQVSLGLQYKHQNTFDIPRLVGAKRDSDVEGYLAASRLFMGAAFGYNVLVNGGLRYSRANETGLLGFGGDRRDRRSLLKEGSVALLFNPRWALGVEYREKPDNLSFAGESDWADVFLAYFPSKQVSFVLAYARLGEIATLDNQNGTYLSVQGSF
- a CDS encoding methylamine utilization protein; its protein translation is MARCVHLLSHLLLLLAAAGPASAATLEVLMQQADGRPVADAVVTLQGPAGAAAVVSSAEMDQRSQRFAPHVLAVHTGTQVRFPNSDNIRHQVYSFSTAKRFELRLYEGTPTAPLLFDKPGVVVLGCNIHDWMLGYIYVTDDPHFGVSDAQGRVRLEQLTPGDYRATVWHPQLADLQPMDGGTLHIPAAGLSHRMLLTLEPASADLPPAPTAFGDAFNRAARETAQ